A section of the Flavobacterium sp. CG_23.5 genome encodes:
- the rsmG gene encoding 16S rRNA (guanine(527)-N(7))-methyltransferase RsmG, protein MDEILKYFPNLTDIQKEQFEKLNVLYHDWNEKINVISRKDIDSLYTKHILHSLGIAKIIKFEPGTYVLDVGTGGGFPGIPLAILFPETRFHLIDIIAKKIKVVQAVAEGLELKNVKAEQLRAELVKGDFDFIVSRAVTNMPDFVSWVKDKIKKKNKHELKNGILYLKGGDLTEELKDFPKATEYNLSDFFEDEFFETKKVVHVPLKFTS, encoded by the coding sequence ATGGACGAGATTCTTAAGTATTTTCCTAATTTAACTGATATTCAAAAAGAGCAATTCGAAAAATTGAATGTTCTTTACCACGATTGGAACGAAAAAATCAATGTCATTTCTAGAAAAGATATTGACTCTTTGTACACCAAACATATTTTACATTCTTTGGGAATTGCCAAAATTATAAAATTCGAACCTGGAACGTACGTTCTTGATGTGGGAACAGGCGGAGGATTTCCTGGAATTCCTTTGGCGATTCTTTTCCCTGAAACACGTTTTCATTTGATTGATATTATAGCCAAAAAAATTAAAGTGGTTCAGGCTGTTGCCGAAGGGTTAGAGTTGAAAAATGTAAAAGCGGAACAATTACGCGCCGAATTGGTGAAAGGCGATTTCGATTTTATCGTGAGTCGCGCGGTAACAAATATGCCTGATTTTGTTTCTTGGGTGAAAGACAAAATCAAAAAGAAAAATAAGCACGAACTGAAAAATGGTATTCTGTATCTAAAAGGCGGTGATTTAACCGAAGAATTGAAAGATTTCCCGAAAGCGACAGAATATAATTTATCTGACTTTTTTGAAGATGAATTCTTTGAAACTAAGAAAGTCGTGCATGTACCGCTGAAGTTTACGAGTTAG
- the pruA gene encoding L-glutamate gamma-semialdehyde dehydrogenase, producing the protein MLKGFFHVPKAVNEPVKGYAPNSPEKAAVQAAYTKMWNSKIDVPLYIGSEEIRTGNTKNMTAPHDHKHIVGTYHLAEKAHVEKAIANALESKTAWANMAWEQRAAIFLKAAELIAGPYRARINAATMIAQSKNIHQAEIDASCELIDFLRFNVEFMTQIYNDQPKSNSDMWNRLEYRPLEGFVYAITPFNFTAIAGNLPASAAMMGNVVIWKPSDSQVFSAQIIIEVFKEAGVPDGVINVVFGDALMITDTVLASRDFAGIHFTGSTHVFKDIWAKIGTNIHHYKTYPRIVGETGGKDFIIAHPSSNPKQVATGIVRGAFEYQGQKCSAASRSYVPKSLWPAIKEQLITDTKSMKMGSPEDFGNFITAVIHEGSFDKLASFIDQAKKDADAEIIVGGNYDKSVGYFVEPTIIVTTNPHYSTMETELFGPVMTIFVYEDDKWEETLELVDTTSEYALTGAVFSTDRYAIEQATTKLQNAAGNFYINDKPTGAIVGMQPFGGARASGTNDKAGSALNLLRWASPRTIKETFITPTDYRYPYLGE; encoded by the coding sequence ATGTTAAAAGGATTTTTTCATGTACCAAAAGCGGTAAACGAACCAGTAAAAGGATACGCGCCAAATTCACCAGAAAAAGCAGCTGTTCAAGCAGCTTACACAAAAATGTGGAATTCTAAAATCGATGTGCCATTATATATTGGAAGCGAAGAAATTAGAACTGGAAACACTAAAAACATGACCGCTCCTCACGATCACAAGCACATCGTAGGAACCTATCATTTAGCCGAAAAAGCTCATGTTGAAAAAGCAATTGCAAATGCATTAGAATCAAAAACGGCGTGGGCAAATATGGCTTGGGAACAACGTGCCGCTATTTTCCTAAAAGCAGCTGAATTGATTGCAGGTCCATACAGAGCAAGAATAAATGCTGCAACAATGATTGCGCAATCAAAAAATATCCATCAAGCCGAAATTGATGCTTCCTGTGAATTGATCGATTTTTTACGTTTCAACGTAGAATTTATGACGCAAATTTACAATGACCAGCCAAAATCCAATTCGGATATGTGGAACCGTTTAGAGTACAGACCTCTTGAAGGTTTTGTATACGCGATTACTCCATTTAACTTTACCGCTATTGCCGGAAATCTTCCTGCAAGTGCTGCAATGATGGGGAATGTTGTAATCTGGAAACCAAGTGACAGTCAAGTTTTCTCTGCACAAATCATTATTGAAGTATTTAAAGAAGCAGGAGTTCCTGATGGCGTTATCAACGTAGTTTTTGGAGATGCTTTAATGATTACTGACACTGTTTTGGCCAGTCGTGACTTTGCAGGAATTCACTTTACAGGTTCAACTCATGTGTTTAAAGATATCTGGGCAAAAATTGGAACCAACATCCACCATTACAAAACCTACCCAAGAATTGTTGGAGAAACGGGAGGAAAAGATTTTATCATCGCGCATCCAAGTTCGAATCCAAAACAAGTGGCAACAGGGATTGTTCGTGGTGCTTTTGAATATCAAGGTCAAAAATGTTCTGCAGCTTCAAGATCGTATGTTCCTAAAAGTTTGTGGCCAGCAATAAAAGAACAATTAATCACCGATACCAAATCGATGAAAATGGGTTCTCCGGAAGATTTTGGAAACTTTATCACGGCAGTTATTCACGAAGGTTCTTTCGATAAATTGGCTAGTTTTATTGACCAAGCCAAAAAAGATGCTGATGCTGAAATTATCGTTGGAGGAAATTATGACAAATCTGTTGGTTACTTTGTTGAACCAACCATTATCGTTACGACAAATCCACATTATTCTACGATGGAAACCGAATTATTCGGACCTGTAATGACGATTTTCGTTTACGAAGACGACAAATGGGAAGAAACCTTGGAATTAGTAGACACCACTTCAGAATATGCTTTAACCGGTGCCGTTTTTAGTACAGACCGTTATGCTATTGAACAAGCGACTACCAAATTGCAAAATGCAGCTGGAAACTTCTACATCAATGATAAACCTACAGGAGCCATAGTTGGAATGCAGCCTTTTGGTGGCGCAAGAGCCTCAGGAACGAATGACAAAGCAGGTTCTGCATTGAACTTATTGCGTTGGGCTTCGCCAAGAACTATTAAAGAAACTTTCATTACGCCAACTGATTATAGATATCCGTATTTAGGAGAGTAA